The Salegentibacter mishustinae genomic interval TAATATTTTCTGACTTCTGTTTTTCAGCAGAATTACCTGAAGTTTTTTCGAACCCGGAATTAATGTTTTCTGAAGCTAAAGCCGAATTGTTATTAGTTGATGAGTTTTTGGAATCTTTAGATGTTGAATAAAATGTTTCATCCACATTGTTCTTCAATATTTCTGAAGCATTGGTAAACTGTTCGTTTTTATTGATTTCTGGTAAATTTATTTGAGGTTTTGCACTTTCTTCCACTTCAAAAACAACTTGTGTCTCTGTGAAATTATTCTGGCTAAAGAAATAGCCGCCAAGCACCAGCGCTAGAACTGCGGCAACTCCGCCAAGTTTTATCCATAGCGGAATGATAAAAGGCTTTTTTCGATCTTTCTCCTTCAGTTTGCCGGCAATATTATTCCATAACTCAGGACTTGGTTCTGGGGCAAAATCCCTGAACTTTTCCTGGTATAGCCGGTCTATGTTTTTTCTTTCTTTCATAGCGATTGCACCTTATTGTCGTTGAGGTGGTTTTCTATTTTAGACTTCAAAATATGCCTGGCACGGGCCAAATTAGATTTTGAACTTCCTACACTTATATTCAGCATTTCTGCAATCTCTTTGTGTGAAAATCCGTCTAGTGCATAGAGGTTAAAAATTTGCCGGTAACGTTCTGGCAAATCCTGAATACTTTCTAATAGAAAATCGGTTGTAATTTCTTCGTCATCAACTTCTATTTCTGGATCTTCCAGAAGGTTTTCATTAATGATCTCAAAATATTTCTCTTTTCGGTGCTTTTGTAGGGTGGTGTTTATGACAATACGTTTCATCCAGCCTTCAAAAGAACCTTTATCTTCATATTGGTTGATTTTATTGAAAATGGTGATGAAACCATCTTGCAAGTTGTCTTCAGCCTGCTGATAGTTATTAGAATATTTAAGGCACAGGCCAAAAAGTTTACCGGAGTACAGTCGGTAAAGCTTTTCCTGTGCCCTAATATCCTGTTTTTTACACTGATGTATGAGTTTTTCTAAACTCACTAACTTAGATTGTTATGTGTTAGTATTTTCTTGTGGTGTTGTTGGTCCTGGCTCTCCAACCGGAACATCAATAATTAAAAACTCTGCTTCTCCATCTTCATCTTCTCCCGTAAGTAATTTAAATTGGTAATTATTGTAATCTTCACTAGTAATTCTTAAATCTGTTATAGTGCGACTATCAGTTAATTCTCCTTCTTCAGTACAGTCTGTAATATTTGCATCATATGAAGTTAATGCAGCAATTTCTATTACAAATGTAGAATCGGTTTCCTCAGCTATGTATTGATTGACGCTAAAATTAGAAAATTTGTGACACGCATTAGGTAGCTCATAAGCTACTTCTAAATCATAACTTTCACCAATTTCAAAATATTCCGGTAAATCAGTACCGGTAATTTCTGCGATCGCAAAATTTAAATTGGGACCATCATCATCTGTCTCGCAACTGTAAAGACTTAGGGCCAGGACCATTAACAAGGCAATTCTTTTCATTTTTAATTTGTTATTTAAGTGTTATCTATTTCATAGATGCAGCTTTATTGAAATGGTTGCGTGCCGAAACAAAAAAATCCCTTTTTTTAAGGGATTTTTAAGACTTTGTTGTTATTTAATCTTGAGCTTAAGCTTCTTTAGCTATTTTAATAGCATTTTTTATTTTTTCTTCAAGCTCATCCATAAGGTCTGGATTGTCTTTTAGTAGAGTTTTTACCGCATCACGACCCTGACCTAATTTGGTATCTTCGTAGCTAAACCAGGAACCGCTCTTTTTCACGATTTCATAATCAACCCCAATATCTATAATTTCTCCAATCTTAGAGATTCCTTCGCCATACATAATGTCGAATTCGGCGGTTTTAAATGGAGGGGCAACTTTGTTTTTCACCACTTTTACACGGGTTTTATTACCCATAACGTTACTATTACTATCTTTTATTTGCGTAGAACGTCTAATATCTAAACGTACCGAAGCATAGAATTTTAAAGCGTTACCACCGGTAGTAGTTTCTGGGTTTCCAAACATAACCCCGATCTTTTCCCTTAACTGGTTAATAAAGATTACGGTACAATTTGTTTTACTAATAGAAGAGGTGAGTTTTCTAAGGGCTTGAGACATTAAACGGGCGTGTAATCCCATTTTAGAATCTCCCATTTCACCTTCAATCTCACTTTTAGGAGTAAGCGCAGCAACCGAGTCTATCACAATTATATCTATTGCTCCAGACCGGATTAAATTATCGGCAATTTCCAGTGCCTGTTCTCCATTATCTGGTTGCGAAATAATAAGGTTCTCTATATCTACACCAAGTTTTTCTGCATAAAAACGGTCAAAAGCATGTTCTGCATCAATAAAGGCAGCGATGCCTCCTTTTTCCTGAGCTTCAGCTATTGCGTGTAAAGTTAAAGTTGTTTTACCCGAAGATTCAGGTCCATAAATTTCAATAACCCTTCCTCGTGGATATCCTCCAACACCCATGGCTAAATCTAAACCTAAAGAACCGGTAGAAATGGCGTCTATGTCTACTACGGCCTGGTCACTCATCTTCATCACGGTACCCTTTCCGTAGGTTTTATCCATTTTATCCAGGGTAAGCTTTAAGGCTTTTAGTTTTGCTTCTTTTTCTTTATCGTTGCTCATAATTTGAATAATCTATTTAGAGAGTTGCTAAATTACTATAAGTTTTCCTGCATCACAATTTTATATGAACGGCTTTTGTATATTTACCTTATATGATAGATTTAAAATACTGAAACAATTTTGCTGAGGTATTTTAATTTTTTGAATCAAATGCCTCGCTGTACTTGCAAAGAGGTAATAAACCAAATAGAAATTTAAAAATTAACTCTGCCTATGAGATTTTTGAGAAAAAGTCTGGTTATGCCTGGTGGTTTTGATGCTTCAGCGATTATTTTGCTGAATGTGAGTTGCCGGGTAGACGGTGGCTAGAATTTTAAAATCTAATTTATGAAAGAAAGTAAAAAAGATTACAAACCGAATTAGCCACACAAAAAATGCCCTGGGAATTCAATTTTCAGGGCATTTTTTCTTCCTTGAATTTTAAACGTATCTTTGCAAAAAATTTCTTTAACCTTAACTAATTCGTATAGCATGCAACTGTACAATAAATTAAGCGCTAAAGAGAGGGAAACACTTATAGACGAAGCGGGAGAAGACCGTTTAACGCTCTCTTTTTATGCCTACGCCAAAATTGGCAATCCACATTTATTCAGAAATCATCTTTTTATCGCCTGGGACCAAATGGATGTGCTTGGCCGCATTTATGTTGCGCACGAGGGGATTAATGCCCAACTTTCTGTTCCGGCAAAACGATTTGAGGAATTTAAAAAGTTTATTGATAATATTTATTTTCTTGAAGGCGTGAGACTAAATATCGCTATTGAACACGACGCCAAAGCTTTTTTAAAGCTGAAGGTTAAAGTTCGTGATAAAATAGTAGCTGACGGACTTAATGATAGCACTTTTGATGTTACCAATAAAGGGGTGCACGTAGATGCTTTAAAATTCAACGACCTTATTAGCGATCCTAATACTGTATTGGTAGATATGCGTAACCATTATGAAAGTGAAATTGGTCATTTTCAGGGAGCCATCAAGCCAGATGTAGATACATTTAGAGATTCTTTGCCAATTATAGAGAACGATCTCAAAGATTATAAAGAAGATAAAAACCTGGTAATGTATTGTACCGGTGGTATTAGATGTGAAAAGGCCAGCGCATATTATAAGCACAAAGGGTTTAAAAATGTGTATCAGCTGGAAGGTGGAATTATTGAATATGCCCGCCAGGTAGAAAAGCAAAAACTAGAGAACAAGTTTATAGGTAAGAATTTTGTTTTTGATCATCGCCGTGCCGAACAAATTTCAGGAGATGTGATCGCAAATTGTCACCAGTGCGGAAAAGCTTGCGATACCCATGTAAATTGCGCTAATGAAGCCTGTCACTTACTGTTTATTCAGTGTGAAGAATGTGCCGAAAAAATGAATAATTGTTGTTCTACAGATTGCATGGAGATTGCTGCATTGCCTTACGAAGAGCAAAAAGCCCTGAGAAAGGGTAAAGGAAACAGCAATAAAATATTCAAAAAAGGGCGTTCTGAGGTTTTAAAATATAAAAGTTAACACAGCGTTCTTAAAAGGGAGTGCCAATTAATATTGGTATATTTACCTTTTTAGAATCTCAATATAAACCCAAAAGTCTGCAAATTAGTTTGCAAGACTTACAACATATAAATATTTATGGCTTGTAGCAGTTGCTCAACCAAAGACGGTCAGCCAAAAGGATGTAAAAATAACGGAACCTGTGGCACAGATTCCTGTAATAAACTTTCTGTATTCGATTGGCTTTCAAATATGTCTATGCCTAACGGTGTAGAACCTTTTAATTATGTAGAAGTTCGCTTTAAAAACGGAAGAAAACACTTTTTTAAAAATACCGAAAACCTAAGCCTTAGTATGGGCGATGTAGTGGCTGTTGAAGCCTCTCCCGGGCACGATGTGGGTATGGTAAGCCTTACCGGAGAACTGGTGAGGGTGCAAATGAAAAAGAAAAAAGTAAAACCCGATAGCGAAGAAGTTCTAAAGATTTACCGAAAAGCCACCCAAAAAGATATTGATGTTTGGGAAGAAGTTCGCGGTAGGGAAGAAGCGATAAAGAAACGTGCTCGTGAAATCGCCATTCGCCTTAATCTTAGTATGAAGATTAGCGATATCGAGTTTCAGGGGGATGCTTCAAAAGCAACTTTTTATTATACAGCAGATGATCGCGTAGATTTCCGTCAGTTAATCAAAGAATTTGCACGGGAATTTAATACGCGTATAGAAATGCGCCAAATTGGTTTAAGGCAGGAAGCTGCCCGCCTTGGCGGAATTGGCTCTTGCGGGCGGGAACTTTGTTGTTCTACCTGGCTTACAGATTTTAGATCGGTAAGTACTTCTGCAGCGAGATATCAGCAATTATCCTTAAATCCGCAGAAATTAGCGGGACAATGTGGAAAGTTGAAATGTTGCCTTAACTACGAGCTGGATTCTTACCTGGAGGCTTTAAAAACCTTTCCAAGAACCGATACCAAGCTTTTTACCAAAAAAGGAACTGCAGTTTGCCAGAAAATAGACATTTTTCAAGGCGTACTTTGGTATGCCTATGAGGGAGAATGGATGAACTGGCATAAATTAACCGCAGAACAGGCGAATAAAATTATAGCTTCAAATCGTAAGAAAGAAGATGTTGGTAGCCTTGAAGAGTTTGAAGTTCAGCTTCAAATTGAAGAGAAACCAGATTTTAATAATGTGGTTGGGCAGGATAGCTTAACGCGTTTCGATAAGCCCAAAGGTCAGCAAAAAAAGAACAAGTCAAAAAAGCGAAGAAAACGTAAAGGAAAACCTTCTAAGAATGCGTAATGCCTGGTTATTTTTAATTTTTATTGGCGCCTTTGCCTTTTTTACTTCCTGCGATAAAAAGCGGGTTTATGACGAATACAAACCTGTAAATGGCGGTTGGGACAAAGATTCTACCCTGGTCTTTAAATTGGGAAAATTAGACTCGCTACAAAATTATAACCTGTTTATAAACGTTAGAAATAATAAAGATTATAATTACAGAAATTTATTTTTAATTACCGAAATGCGTTTTCCGCAGGGCAAAGTAATTACCGATACCCTGGAATATGAAATGGCAGCGCCAGATGGAACCTGGCTTGGTACAGGTTTTGGTGATGTAAAAGAAAGTAAGCTCTGGTATAAAGAAAATGTGAGTTTTACTGAACCCGGTAAATATAGGATTGCCATAAAACAGGCAATGCGTAAAAACGACCAGGTTGATGGAATAGAGAATTTAGAAGGAATTACCCACGTAGGTTTCAGGATAGAAAAAGACCTGCAATAATATTTTACATAAATGGCCGGAACAAAAAAGAAGCAGCAAAAGACCAAAACCAGTAAAAGGCCTTATATTATTGGATTTTGGACTCTTTTTGGTATTGGATTATTAGCTGTAGTTTTAATTTTCTTAATGGCGGGCTGGGGCGCTTTTGGTAAGATGCCCAATTTTGAAGAGCTTGAAAACCCTGAAACCAATCTTGCTACCGAAATTTTCTCTTCAGATGGGGAAACTTTAGGAAAATATTATAGTGAAAACCGTACACCTATAAAATACGACGATCTTCCCGACCACCTGGTGGAAGCCCTTGTTGCTACCGAAGATGAACGTTTTTATAAACACGCCGGGATAGATGCAAAAGGTACGATTAGAGCCGCGGTTTACCTGGGAACAAGAGGTGGTGCGAGTACAATTACCCAGCAGCTTTCTAAATTATTATTTACAGAGCAAGTGTCCAATAATCCTTTTGCCAGGATCTTACAAAAGGTAAAAGAATGGATTATCGCTACCAGGTTAGAACGCCAGTACACCAAAGAGGAGATTATTACCATGTATTTCAATAAATACGATTTTGTGTACCAGGCAGTGGGAATTCGTTCAGCTTCAAAAATTTACTTCGGAAAAGAAGCTAAAGATCTTAATATAGAAGAATCGGCGGTATTGGTGGCGATGTTAAAAAATGCTGCGCTATACAACCCTGTGCGTAGGCCAGAACTGGTAAAACAGCGTCGTAATCAGGTTTTTGTTCAAATGCATAAAAATGGATATTTATCTGAACAGGAAAAAAATTCTCTTCAGAAATTACCATTAAACCTCGATTTCTCTCCTGAAGGTCATGATGAAGGTATGGCAACCTATTTCCGTGTATACCTGCAAGGCTTTATGAAAGACTGGATAGAAAAAAATCCAAAACCAGACGGAACAGAATACAGCCTTTATAGTGATGGATTAAAAATTTATACCAGCATAGATTCTAAAATGCAACAATATGCTGAAACTGCGGTGGAAAAACATATTTCACATCTTCAGAAAGAATTTGACAGGCAAAATAAAAATAATAAAACCGCTCCATTTCGGGATCTAGACCAGGGACAGATCAATAGTATTGTGAGAAGCGCGATGCAGCGTTCGGTAAGATGGCGGGAAATGAAAGATCAGGGAAAATCTGAAGAAGATATTCTGGCCTCGTTCGATAAAGAGACCGAAATGCGTGTTTTTTCCTGGGATGGCATAAAAGACACCATTATGACGCCTAAGGATTCTATTTTTTATTACAAAGGATTCTTACAGGCAGGCTTAATGTCTATGAGACCGCAAACCGGGGAAGTGAAAGCCTGGGTTGGGGGAACTAACTTTAAACATTTTAAATACGATCACGTAAAACAGGGAAAACGCCAGGTAGGTTCTACTTTTAAGCCATTTGTTTATGCTACTGCAATAGACCAGTTAAAGCTTTCTCCTTGTGATATGATGCCTAAGAACAGGTTCACTATAGAACAGGGAAAATACGGGAATACCAAAGACTGGTCTCCAGAGAATGCTAACGGAGAATATGATGGGATGATAAGTTTGAAAAATGCCCTGGCACAGTCTATAAATACGGTAACCGCAAGATTAATTGATAAAACAGGCCCCGAACCGGTTATAGATCTAGTAAAAAAATTAGGAGTAGATACCGAAAACTTTTCAACTGGCCCTGCGATTGCCTTAGGTACCGAAGATATGAGCCTTTTTGAAATGGTTTCTGCTTATAGCACTTTTGTAAATGAAGGTGTTTATGTGAAACCGGTGATTGTAAACCGGATTGAAGATAAAAACGGAACGGTTCTATATCAACATGTTCCGCAAACTCGAGATGTACTTAATAAGGAAGCTGCTTATGTAACGGTAAACCTTTTGGAAGGCGTTACTCAGTATGGTTCAGGAGCTCGTTTGCGCGGGACTTACGCGAAAGAATTTGACCATTACAAACGTGGGGTAACTGGTTATCCTTATGATTTTAAGAATCCTATTGCCGGTAAAACCGGAACCACGCAAAATCAAAGTGATGGTTGGTTTATGGGAATGGTTCCCAATTTGGTGACCGGTGTTTGGGTTGGTGCTGAAGATCGTGCCGTTCATTTTCCTGGTATAACTTACGGCCAGGGAGCTACAATGGCGTTACCAATTTGGGGAATGTATATGAAAGATCTTTATGCAGATGAAGAGCTTGATGTTTCACAAGAAGCATTTCCAAAACCCGATAATCTTTCTATTGCGACAGACTGCGAGCAGTATAATCAGGAAAATCAATCTCAAACCGATAGTGTACCAGACGAACTTGATTTTTAAGCGCTATAGAGGGTTGGATTCCTCCAGGCGAATCTCGTAATTTTAAAAAGTATATTCCGATTCAGACGTCTTGGTCTTGCCTCGTAGTTTTTGATTATTTAGCAAAATTTCAGCTTTATTTATCAGGAAAATATAATCTACAAGCCTAAAAGCATTGTAACAGCATTTTTATTTTCGTATTTTTCGGTAAAATTAAATACCGATGATTAGAAAAACTGTAGCGAATGTAAAGGATGCTTTGCAGGGCGTAGAAGATGGTATGACGTTTATGCTGGGAGGTTTTGGCCTTAGCGGTATTCCAGAAAATGCCATTTCAGAATTAGTTCGTCTTAATGTAAAGAATCTTACCTGCATTTCCAATAACGCCGGGGTAGACGATTTTGGCCTCGGACTTTTACTTCAAAAGAAACAAATAGATAAAATGGTTTCTTCCTATGTGGGAGAAAACGACGAGTTTGAGCGCCAAATGCTTAGCGAAGAGCTGGACGTAGAACTTATTCCGCAGGGAACATTAGCTGCGCGTTGCCAGGCTGCTCAACAAGGGTATCCGGCAATATACACACCTGCCGGTTACGGTACCGAAGTTTCCCAGTTTAAGGAAACCCGTGAGTTTGATGGCAAAATGTACGTATTAGAAAAAGCTTTCAAAGCCGATTTTGCATTTGTAAAAGCCTGGAAAGGCGATAAAGCCGGAAACCTTATTTTTAAAGGAACCGCCCGTAATTTTAATCCGCTAATGTGCGGTGCCGCTAAAGTGACTGTGGCTGAGGTGGAGGAACTTGTAGAACCGGGAGAACTGGATCCAAACCAGATTCATATTCCGGGAATATTTGTGCAGCGCATTTTTGAAGGAAAAAATTACGAAAAACGGATTGAGAAGAGAACAGTTCGAAAAGTGAGTTAATGGTTAAAAGTGACCATTGAACAAAGAACCAATATTAAATAGACTATGATTTGAAGATTTGAAAATGTGATAATTTGAAGATGATTTATTGATTAAACGTTTTTACAAAATTGCCATAGCTTAGTAAAAATCGAAGGTTAAATGAATTAATTGCACTTTGGTTATGAGGAATGATAAAGATAATATTATAGTAAGCAAAACTTTTGATTTTGCGCTAAAGATTATCGATTATTCGGAAAAATTGAGATCAAACCATAAATATGAAATGTGTTCTCAACTTTTTAAAAGTGGTACTTCAATTGGAGCAAATGTTTGGGAGGCCCAAAATGCTGTAAGCAATGCTGATTTTATTCATAAGTTTAAAATATCAGCTAAAGAAGCTGATGAAACTAATTATTGGTTAAAACTTTGCAAAGCATCAAAACATCTTCCAGACCCAGATGAAGAACTTTTTTCAGAATTGACCTCTATTACAAGGATAACTTCAAAGATTATAAGTTCGTCTAAAAGACGGTAAACAGAATTTTCAAATCAGCAAATAATCAAATTTTCAAATTGAATTATGTTAGACAAAGAAGGAATAGCAAAACGTATTGCCAAAGAGGTGAAAGATGGGTATTATGTGAATTTGGGAATTGGAATTCCTACCCTCGTAGCCAATTTTGTACGCGATGATATAGAAGTAGAATTTCAGAGTGAAAACGGAATCCTGGGAATGGGACCATTTCCATTGGAAGGAGAAGAAGATGCCGATCTTATTAATGCTGGAAAGCAAACTATAACTGCACTTCCCGGTGCTAGTTTCTTTGATTCAGCAATGAGCTTCGGGATGATTCGCGGTCAGCACGTAGACCTAACCATTTTAGGAGCTATGGAAGTTGCAGAAAACGGTGATATCGCCAACTGGAAAATTCCGGGGAAAATGGTGAAAGGTATGGGCGGCGCCATGGATCTTGTGGCTAGTGCCGAAAATATTATCGTAGCTATGATGCATACCAACAAAGCAGGTGATTCTAAACTGCTTAAAAAATGTTCCCTGCCTTTAACCGGCGTGGCTTGTGTGACTAAAATTGTAACTAACCTTGCGGTTATTGAAGTTACTAAAGACGGTTTTAAACTGCTGGAAAGAGCTCCCGGAGTAAGTGTAGAAGAAATTCAAAAAGCTACTGAAGGAAAATTGCTTGTAGAAGGCGAAATTCCTGAAATGGATATATAATATAAGTACTTTGAGACTCTACATTTAGAGTCTCAAAGTACTTACTATTTAATAATTTAGATATCTAAAAACGAGGTGGAAGTTTCCTTAATGTTGATAAGAAAATCAATAGCCTCATCGCGATCAATTATTTCTCCTCTCGAATTAGCCTGCGAAAAGTATTTATACCAGCCAACCCGATCTAAATTATCTTCAAGCATTTTCACTTCTTCTTTAGAAGGCATTTTCCAAACCGTTATATATCTATAATCACTACGGTAAGGAGTGTGCTCATCGTTACGAGCCCAGCCCATATTTTCTACACCTCGAGATTTCATCTCTTTAATGCGTTCTTCCATATTTGTGAAAACCTGGCGACGTTCTTCAACGCTAAGTTTTATCCATTGATGGGTAACATTCCACATTTCAATATACAAATACATAACAACAAAATTTATCGGTTATATTCTAAAGTTAGTAATTATTTGGTGGATAATTCTTTAGCTCAGGTTAAAATGATTAAAGATATGATAAGACTCATAAATTTTAAAGGCTTATACGCTAACCACTTCTGATGCTTCTAATAGTTTTTCCTGGCGTAGTTTTAAAATAACCTGTGCAATGGCAAGTACATCTTTTTCACAGTAGCTAACAATACGATCCAGATCTTTATCAAGGTAGAAAACATTTCTTACGTCACTACCTGAAATATCATCTTTAGGAGAAGGAATTTTTAACACGTTTGTCAATAATTTTAAAGATGTAAAATGTTTGTAATCTCCAAATTTCCATAACTCCAAAGTGTCCAAATGTGGTACTTCCCAGGGCTTTTTTCCAAACAAGTTTAGTTTTAGAGGTAGTGAAAGATTATGAATTAGCATTCTGCGTGCAATGAAGGGAAAATCGAATTCCTTGCCGTTGTGAGCGCAAAGTAAATGCTGAGGTTTTGAAAAATGTTCTTTTAATAATTCTGAAAACTGTTGGAGTAGAGTTCTTTCTTCATCTTTAAAAGTGGTTAGTCTAAAAGTTCTCTCGCCATTTTTAAAGCTGAAAAAACCAACCGAGATACAAACAATCTTACCAAACTCTGCCCAAATTCCGGCACGGTCATAAAACTGTTCTGCAGTAAATTCGTCTTTGCGCTGGTATTGGGTTTTTTCTTCCCAGAGTGACTTCTTTTCTTCAGAGAGATCATTGAAACTTTCGAATTCAGGCACGGTTTCAATATCGAGAAAGAGAATATGCTCTAGCCTAATTGTTTGCAACATCGTTTAGCATTTTATAAGTCTCATCAATATACTTATAGAAATCGGGCGCGTGCTCTTCGTCTTTATCTTTTTTAATCAGGTTTTCCCCCAATCTTACAATAATTAGATCGTCTTCGGGAATAACGATAACATATTGACCGTGAATACCACGCATATAGAAAATATCTTTGTCTTTATAATCGCTTAACCAAAATCCGTATCCATATTGCGGACTGTCTTTAAACCTTGGCTGAGTAGATTGCTTAACAAATTCGGGGCTCAATAGCTGTTTGCCATTCCATTGTCCATTGTTTTTATAAAGTTTCCCAAACCGTGCAAAATCCCTTGCGTTAGACGCTATGCAACAATAGGCCTTCTCCATCCCGCTTTCTTTGCTATCTAGTTGCCAAAGGGCATCGTGCTGCATATTCATGGGTTTCCATAAATTCTGACTTAAATAATCTGAAAGATTCTCCCCTGTGGCTTTTTCTATAACCATACCGAGTAAAATAGTATTGCCACTAAGGTATTTAAAGCGCTCTCCGGGAGTTCCGGTTACTTTTAGACGTAATACTAATTCCCGAATATTTTCATCAAAATAAGCCCTTGCAGTCATCCCGAAGGGGTTATAATAATTCTCATTCCAGTTTAGGCCAGAAGACATAGAAGCCAGGTCTCCAACTTTTAGATCAGATTCAAACTGTGGGAAAAAATCGGAAACAGGTTGCTCCAGACTTTTAATATATCCATCTTTAATAGCGCTTCCCAATAATGCCGAAACAATACTTTTGGCCATAGAAAAGGAGTTTGTTTTAGAGTCGGGGCCATATTCCTGGTAATATTTCTCAAACCAAATACTGTCATTTTTAATAATTAAAAATGCAGCAGTTTCCAGCTCTTTGTTTAATTGGGCTAGATCTTGAGTTGATTCAACAGAGTTGTAATTGGAATGTCCTGGCCATTTATTAGGTTCAGTTCCTGCCTCAATCAGCCTGTTTTCAAAATGTGGATAATCATCTATAAAAGCAGTGTTGTGACCTTGAAAATAAGTGGCTTGAATTCCGCGGAAAATATAACCGAAATCAAAAATAATCAGAATAACGATGGCGATAGAAAGGACGAGTATTACCGAGCCAAGAATCTTTAAAAATCTAGTCATAGGGCTGAGGTTTTTAGAACATTGAAAGTTGTGAAGTATTGTTTTCGTGGTTTAAAAGC includes:
- a CDS encoding DUF6616 family protein, producing the protein MYLYIEMWNVTHQWIKLSVEERRQVFTNMEERIKEMKSRGVENMGWARNDEHTPYRSDYRYITVWKMPSKEEVKMLEDNLDRVGWYKYFSQANSRGEIIDRDEAIDFLINIKETSTSFLDI
- a CDS encoding 3'-5' exonuclease, giving the protein MLQTIRLEHILFLDIETVPEFESFNDLSEEKKSLWEEKTQYQRKDEFTAEQFYDRAGIWAEFGKIVCISVGFFSFKNGERTFRLTTFKDEERTLLQQFSELLKEHFSKPQHLLCAHNGKEFDFPFIARRMLIHNLSLPLKLNLFGKKPWEVPHLDTLELWKFGDYKHFTSLKLLTNVLKIPSPKDDISGSDVRNVFYLDKDLDRIVSYCEKDVLAIAQVILKLRQEKLLEASEVVSV
- a CDS encoding serine hydrolase domain-containing protein — translated: MTRFLKILGSVILVLSIAIVILIIFDFGYIFRGIQATYFQGHNTAFIDDYPHFENRLIEAGTEPNKWPGHSNYNSVESTQDLAQLNKELETAAFLIIKNDSIWFEKYYQEYGPDSKTNSFSMAKSIVSALLGSAIKDGYIKSLEQPVSDFFPQFESDLKVGDLASMSSGLNWNENYYNPFGMTARAYFDENIRELVLRLKVTGTPGERFKYLSGNTILLGMVIEKATGENLSDYLSQNLWKPMNMQHDALWQLDSKESGMEKAYCCIASNARDFARFGKLYKNNGQWNGKQLLSPEFVKQSTQPRFKDSPQYGYGFWLSDYKDKDIFYMRGIHGQYVIVIPEDDLIIVRLGENLIKKDKDEEHAPDFYKYIDETYKMLNDVANN